Within the Candidatus Zixiibacteriota bacterium genome, the region ATAGTAGATGATATAATCGCCTCCAAGCCTGATCTGATCTTTAACCTGGCCGAGGGAATCGGCGGAAAAATGCGTGAGTCCTACTACCCGGCTATCTATGAACTTCTGGGCATTCCCTATACCGGGGGCACTCCCGGGCTTCTGCATGTCGGCCTGGATAAACGCCTGGCCGGTAAACTGCTCGAAATCCGGGGCATCCGGGTCCCCAAAGGCGCGCTTATCACCAAGGAAGAACCAGAGCTTCCGGACGATTTGATTTACCCGCTTTTTATCAAGCCGAACTATGAGGGCTCAAGCATGGGTATCAGCCAGGATTCAGTTGCCGAATCAAAAGAAGAAGCACAAAAAAAGGTCTCGGAGCTTCTGTCAGAATATTCCGAAGGGATCATTGTCGAGCAGTTCATACAGGGACGCGAACTGACTGTACCGATGCTCCAGGCTTTCGAAGGATATCTGCTCGAGATCGTGGAATACAAATTCGATGGAGACAAGCATAATATTTTTGATTTTGAGACCAAGTCTGCCGAGGATGTCGAGGAAAAAGTCGAAACTATCTGCCCTCCCGAACTGACTCCGGCAGAAAAACGTGAGGTCCTGGCCCTGTCAGACCGGGCATTCAAGGTTATGCGCATACCGGATTTCGCCCGCGCTGATATCCGCCTGGACGAAAACGGTACGCCCTACCTGATCGAGGTCAATCCTCTTCCCGGATTGCGTCCGGTCAGCCCATTGATAGCTTCAGCAAAAGCCAAGAATTTGACTTATGTCGATGTTATCGGCTTGATTATCAAATCCGCAATCACCCGCTACGACATCAAAGTGGACTAATCAGGATTGGTGCAAAATCTGTAAAATAACTTGCCTCATTAATATATTTTACTTAAATTATGTACACACCGCTTAACGGCAGGCAGTTATATACTGCCATACTCAATAAACCAGATCTAAATCCCGAGAATCTTATGAAATGGCTGACTGGTATCATCTCTAC harbors:
- a CDS encoding ATP-grasp domain-containing protein, which translates into the protein MRISFTYNLQKDNDEKQAERFSQEYVDRVISALEDLGHRITPVEVSRPPGKIVDDIIASKPDLIFNLAEGIGGKMRESYYPAIYELLGIPYTGGTPGLLHVGLDKRLAGKLLEIRGIRVPKGALITKEEPELPDDLIYPLFIKPNYEGSSMGISQDSVAESKEEAQKKVSELLSEYSEGIIVEQFIQGRELTVPMLQAFEGYLLEIVEYKFDGDKHNIFDFETKSAEDVEEKVETICPPELTPAEKREVLALSDRAFKVMRIPDFARADIRLDENGTPYLIEVNPLPGLRPVSPLIASAKAKNLTYVDVIGLIIKSAITRYDIKVD